tgcatgagagacagagagaatgtgAATGTTTATAGCAGTTCATGTGTTTTGATAAAGCAAATGTACTAAACACAATTGTGTTTTAAGCATTTCTGATATCAGAATATCAGAAATGATATCAGAAATGcttaaaacacaataacataATGGTATTCAATTTTTGCTGGCTTAGCAAGTAATAGTAACGTGTCCTGGTCAGCGTCTGGACTAACCAGTCAGCCAGTTCGCAACAGATTCATTGTATACTGTTTTGTAGTCATTGGATACACGGTGtttatgactactactactactactactgtttgTAATAACCTTTGCCTCTTCTTGGCAGTGATGGCTTCATATCCAGTCCTGACCTTCCTGGTGttcttctcagcagctctgtcctccacctgtgatggaggaaaagtgctTGTTTACCCTCTAGATGGGAGCCACTGGCTGAACATGAAAATCCTCTtggagctgcttcactctcGGGGCCATGAAATAACGGTCATACGTTCGTCCACCAGCTGGTACATTTCTGAAGTCTCGCCCTACtacacctccatcaccatcacccaggACCACTCGCATCACATCGAGAGTCAAGACTTCATGACCTCTTTCTTAGAGAGGTCAATAGAGATCCGGCGGAGGGAAGGTTCACTCtgggctttttttaaattttatcaAAACCTTTTCCAAATGATTGGAGAGAATCAGCATGACGTGGCCAAGATGGTCATCGACATCTTTGAGAATGAGACGCTAATTACGATTCTGAAAAACAATGAGTACAACCTTTTATTGACAGATCCTGCATTTCCAGGTGGAGTGTTGTTGGCGCACTATCTCCAACTACCGCTGGTTTTCAATGCTCGCTGGGTTTTCAATGGAGATGAACATTTCGCCATCGCACCTTCTCCACTCTCCTACGTTCcccaattatttttttatgagtctgataaaatggacatttttcagagaatgaaaaatgtcatCTCTCATATCATGTTGGTCTACATGCACTACTTTGTGTCAAATCCCCCTTACCAAGCAGTGTGTGACAAATATTTTGGTCCTGATGTCAACGTCATGtgtctcatgcagggagctgatctCTGGTTAATGCGAGTTGATTTTATATTCGAGTTTCCTCGTCCTACCATGCCCAATGTGGTCTACATCGGAGGGTTTCAAGGCAAACCTTCTAAGCCTCTTCCAGCAGATTTAGAGGATTGTATGCAGAGTTCTGGTGAGCACGGGGTGGTCGTCATGTCACTGGGGACTCTGCTGGGCGATCTTGGCCCTGAGTTATCAGAGATCATTGCATCAGCGTTTGCCAACCTTCCTCAGAAGGTGGTGTGGAGACACATTGGAGAAAGACCCACCAGTCTGGGAAACAACACCATGCTGGTTATGTGCACGTCCATCCAGTGTGAAATaaaattctttctttaaaaactaCAACTGTGTGGTGCAATTCCTCAGTGTTCTGTCTCCAAGTCAAGGTGTCCAACTTTGTCTCACGATCTATGAAtgtataaaacacacttttttccaTTCAAAGATCCTGTGATCTACATCTTATAATGTTTAATCAGCGACTTTTATTAGAAGTGGATCCGTTGGAGCGGGTGTTGCGCGCAGCTTCTTCCAGACAGGTGCTGCTTGTGCCCCGGTTGTGGTTTTCCTTTCATGGCTGAATAGAATTTCGCTTTCACTAAATCTCTCACTTTGTGCTACTCCTTGTGCATTTCTGTTTCACTTGCGTTTAAATTGAAGTTCcgcacctcctcccccccaccctgtACTATCAGAGAAGAAACGGATTCCTtaagaatgttttattatttcatctgaGTATGACGGATAAAGCACCAGTGATATAAAGCAGCAGATGCACATAAAAATAAGCTTGTATCAGAtggctgatggaggagaacctcGAGTAAAAAGGGTTGTCGCCTGTGTGTAGGTAGGTTCCTGGCTGGCTGCAAACATTTTCTGAGAGGAGCCATGGATGTTTTCATCTCCACGGAGGTAAACCAGAGGGTTGAGAGCACTGTTCAAACAAACAAGGGCACGACTGAGCTGACGGGCGATGTACACTCCGTTAGACCATTTTTGGCACACCTTCCAAATGAACTGAAGTCTTGACCAAAGGTTGAGGTTCTTGAGTATGTGATAGGGGGAtgtaacaaacagaaaaaagaagaaccaggaggaacAACAGCTTCATGCATCTCTGTCTTAATACCTTGTCAGTGGTATTTTTCCGGCAGAGAACAACAAGCACGTGTCCGTAGCAGCCCAGTGTGATGAGGAGCGGGATGCAGAATCCCATGAACGTCCATCCAAGACTGTACTTAGGTAACTCTCTACATACTCGTCATCGGTGGTATCAAAGCATTTCTCGGTGTTTCTCTTAGATGTTTTGGTGTAGAACATATCTGGAAGACACTGAATTCCAACTAACAGCCAAGTGGTGACAGAGATAATCACAGAGTGGGTGAAGGTGATGCGTCCCATCGCTCTCATCGGATGGACAATAGCCAGTTACCGGTACACACTTATGCACGTCAGGAACCCAATGCTGCCATACAGATTAAGATTGAAGCAGAATCTTGTTATCTTGCAGAATGTCTGTCCGAAAATCCATCGACGACTCATGAGGGGTAGTAGACCACCAGAAATGGAAGCGTGAGCAGGTAGAGAACGTCTGAAATTCCCAGGTTGAGCACAAATAGGCTGATGTTGCCTAGTTCTTCCAGTTCTTCAGCAGAGATCTTAGTCCCCATCCATTAGCCGCCAGACCGATGAAGAACACCAGGATGTAAACAGGAGGCAGGAATTTGCCCGTGAAACTAAAGCTGACACGAGGACAGGAGCTGTTATTCATcgtcttctggacagagatcagcTCCGCTCTGAAACGTGCTCCCCGAGGtgtggctgctgcagagaagacttcctgttcctgcttctATGTGTCAGAAGGGAAATAACCCAATCTGTACATCGGAAGAGTTGATATGTGTTGATGACTAACAGAAACATCAAGTCAAAGTACAAGTGTGATGTTTAGCATTCTGAGAAACAATGAGATTGAATGAACCTCAACCAACATACAAAGTCTTGGACTACTATTTAAAATCTACatgcatttaatttaaactgctTTGAATAGATGAAGAAATAGATTTGAGTTTCAAATTGTTTCTGTTAACAGCCCCTGTGCTCAGAACCTTATTTTGTCACTTATTAGTTTATACTATTTTTAAAATCGTTAAGGTTGTCTCATTTGTTCACTGATCCTGAGCTGGTTgcattttttctgtctgtgacaCCGTGGCAGCATAATCCTTCATAAAAATCAGTATTGAGAGGAAACACATCAGGATTCCAGGAAAACTGAGGAATCTGATCTGAATTTGAGACTCAAATACAAAACAAGCATGAAGATCTGGCAAAATCGCACAAAGATTaggcagatggaggaaaacagacaggaaaccacAAGTGTAAAGCttcaaaaaaacacatttttaatatgtATTTACTTTGAAACGTCCTGACACAACAATAAGACCATCAAAACAACTCAAACTCTTAGCAGCCCTCAAGTAGGCTCAcgtctccaaacacacacaaataacatCACCATCAAACATCGTCTCAAACAAATATGGATGTTAGGACAAAACCAAAGGAGATCTTAGGTCCGCCATGATGGATAGGAGAGGTGGTTTTATAAAGAAACCATGAAAAAAGTCAAAACACAACTCAGGTCTGAAATAGTACCACACATACAACTACAGTATAGAGAGGAGACATCTGCGCAGAATTATCTACAACAGTAACGAAGAAGTGCAAATCATCACAAGCAAAACTGTGCAAACAAATAGTTGCATTGCTCACATTAGAGAATAAAATCAGTCAACACAGAGACTGGTGTCATAAAATTAACAAGTTATCAATATTCTGACTCTAGAAACACCAGTTAGTGTAAACTAGACACTATTAGATATCATTTTAACTCCTGACTTTAGATTTTACTTGCATTGAAGGTTTTTATCAGTGCACGGCCTCTAAAAATTACCATATACATTAAACTCACTTTCTATCCTTGACAGATGCTACTATATGTGTATCTTTGACTTACTTGTTAATTCTTATCATTAGAAAATGTGTATTAttagtggtaaaaaaaaaaaaaagtgctgtcaTGTGTACatttactttgttttattttattaaattactTCATGATCACCTCTGACTTGGAGATTGAAACAACCTAAAGTGGATCAGcaggatggggggtggggggggggaggggggggggggaggggtgactGCATATTATTTAATTAGTAAAAGTGAATGAACTAGATACAATAAAGGGGCGAATGCTGGATTATGAACTGCCGGTGTTCTCCTTTCTGTCGTCACGATAACGACCAAGTGTATAATAATGAAGCAAATGTCAGCAATTGTCCCCACTCACAGTTTAGTATCTCTAATATGTTGGCCTGGGTGACAGAATGTGTGCTGATTGAAATACCTTCAGTCACTGGCCTCAGTCCCCTCATCAACCCGCTCCTACGGGCCTGTCAGGTGCCTGAAGCCTCCGAGTGCTGGGTTACGAAAAGGCCCGTAGGGGCAGCTGTCGCTGGCAACACACGAGTGGATCATCATCACCGGGCCGCCGTATCAGCGCCCCCGCCAGGCAGCGGAAGGTCACCTCAGCAGTGCTGGTCTGATGAGGGTACACAGCAGGAGGAGCCGCTGCACTGGCCGCAGTAGCGCAGCCTGTAAGCGTGAGTACTGACGCAGCCCTGGTGGACCAGCCGAATGGGGCCTGGCGATGTGTAGCTGGCCCCACACTGCCCCTGCTGCCCTGCCTGGACACGCACAAAACACACGCAATGTTAGAAGAACgggtgaggtcaaaggttaaagtgTGTCATGGCTAATGAAATGACAGTAATGAAGACAAGCGCTCACTTCGGGGGCTGGGTGAACTGTGTAGCAAGGCCGCACTTTGCAAAGTCTCATTTCCATTTGCAACTTGCAGGCGGGGTTCTGGTTGGAGACCGTGTGGAGACCCCGGCGCCACAGCTCTGAGAACAGGGGCTCCACTGGGTGCTCTTCGCCGTACaggtgggggggaggtgggaCTAGTTTGTTCAGGGGGATGATATTGCGGGAAGAAAAGGCCACAACCCGGTTTCCTCGTGgctaaagaaaacaaaggaggaaGTCAAACATAAAAAGATGAGCATGTTTCAAATTGCAGCTACTTTCTCCTTGCAAATTTTACCCAGACCCAAGAAATCCATTCAGAGTGATCCCAGTCACcccagaaaaaaatgttttttggaATTATTTGAACTTTTGTTTTCCCAAAATGGTCCAGTGTATGAATTCACAATTCAGTTTTTGGGAGGTAAAatccaaaacaacaaatatttctCCCCACTCTACCCGCTTCCGTCCTGAAACCAGCTGACCTCTGGCAGTGACCAATGAAACAGGAGATGTttgcctgctgctgtcagcagggtTGTTTGACTGAGTCGATGTTTGAAACTTCACTTTTTTCAGATACACCTTTTTCtaatgtctgtgtctgtcttcctgtgttTGATTTTCACACAGCTGTTATGAAAGCAGGAACAGTGActgtgaataaaaaaaagtgtttggaTGTTTCCAGAACAGCATGAGTTATATTCAGACTGTGAATGTTCCTTTGGTCAGACACCACCCAGTCGAGGCATAAAAATGCTCCTGTAAAATGTTCCAGACATGACCTCTAATGACAAATCTCATATAAACAAGAAATAGTGCCCGTCACCACGACATCCACTAGGAAGACATTTGTAAAATGcacccccccacaacacacacactttaaagggGAATATGGACACTGTCAGCATGAGTAGAAACAGTCGGGCAGAGCTGGATTACAGGGCCCACCTGTGATGGCGTCCTGAATGACggtgttctccaggttctcacACACCCCACTGTTTGCAGCATTTCCCCGGTAACCGAATGTGCTGTGGGTCCTGGGACAGT
This genomic window from Takifugu rubripes chromosome 3, fTakRub1.2, whole genome shotgun sequence contains:
- the LOC115249220 gene encoding UDP-glucuronosyltransferase 2A1-like, with translation MASYPVLTFLVFFSAALSSTCDGGKVLVYPLDGSHWLNMKILLELLHSRGHEITVIRSSTSWYISEVSPYYTSITITQDHSHHIESQDFMTSFLERSIEIRRREGSLWAFFKFYQNLFQMIGENQHDVAKMVIDIFENETLITILKNNEYNLLLTDPAFPGGVLLAHYLQLPLVFNARWVFNGDEHFAIAPSPLSYVPQLFFYESDKMDIFQRMKNVISHIMLVYMHYFVSNPPYQAVCDKYFGPDVNVMCLMQGADLWLMRVDFIFEFPRPTMPNVVYIGGFQGKPSKPLPADLEDCMQSSGEHGVVVMSLGTLLGDLGPELSEIIASAFANLPQKVVWRHIGERPTSLGNNTMLVMCTSIQCEIKFFL